Proteins from a genomic interval of Symmachiella macrocystis:
- a CDS encoding type III pantothenate kinase, protein MNHPSRELLVAIDVGNSRIKLGLFEKNGRARSERRLPEYLRSMAVEVDASVPWNELARWTQKIHGEVVAVILGGVNPRGRDKVLDGWPATGWPNPQVIDNPFVLPIELHVDSPRTVGVDRLLNAVAANVIRPPESPMIIVDSGTATTVDVISTTGAFEGGAILPGFQLCSQALHQYTALLPRISNDEIVGEPPAALGKNTRDALRSGLFWGQLGAIRELIQHLRETLPAEATIVVTGGAGRLIAPQLPGALHYPYLALQGLVIVGND, encoded by the coding sequence TTGAATCATCCTTCCCGAGAATTGTTGGTCGCGATCGATGTTGGCAACAGCCGCATTAAGTTGGGACTCTTTGAGAAAAATGGCCGCGCGCGGAGCGAACGGCGCTTGCCGGAGTATTTGCGATCGATGGCAGTCGAGGTGGATGCTTCGGTCCCCTGGAATGAATTGGCACGCTGGACTCAGAAAATCCATGGCGAAGTGGTGGCGGTGATCCTAGGGGGCGTGAACCCCCGGGGGCGCGATAAGGTCCTCGATGGTTGGCCGGCGACCGGTTGGCCCAATCCGCAGGTGATCGATAATCCGTTCGTGTTGCCGATTGAACTCCATGTGGATTCACCGCGGACTGTCGGTGTCGATCGCCTGCTCAATGCAGTGGCTGCCAATGTGATTCGGCCGCCTGAATCACCAATGATCATCGTCGATTCCGGGACAGCGACAACGGTGGATGTCATATCCACAACCGGCGCCTTCGAGGGCGGGGCGATTTTGCCGGGATTTCAACTTTGTTCGCAGGCACTCCATCAATACACAGCTTTGTTGCCTCGTATCTCGAACGACGAAATCGTTGGCGAGCCTCCCGCAGCACTGGGCAAAAACACGCGTGATGCCCTGCGGAGCGGATTGTTTTGGGGGCAATTGGGCGCCATACGTGAATTGATCCAACATCTGCGCGAAACGCTCCCTGCAGAAGCCACGATTGTCGTCACCGGTGGTGCGGGACGGCTCATTGCACCGCAATTACCCGGAGCGCT
- a CDS encoding phosphoenolpyruvate hydrolase family protein, translated as MTQHTRENILETLRAKVAAGKPIIGGGAGTGISAKLEAAGGIDLIIIYNSGRFRMAGRGSLAGLMPYGDANGIVMEMVREVLPVVPDTPVLAGVCGTDPFRVMSSFLQDVQRAGFAGVQNFPTVGLIDGTFRANLEETGMSYGLEVDMIRQAHELGLLTSPYAFNPDEATAMAEAGADILIPHMGLTTKGSIGAETAITLEEAARRVQEMHDAAKRINPEIMVLCHGGPIAEPADAQYILDNTEGIVGFYGASSMERLPVETAITERIQEFTNIGID; from the coding sequence ATGACCCAACACACACGTGAAAACATTCTGGAAACCCTCCGCGCAAAGGTCGCTGCCGGGAAACCGATCATTGGTGGTGGCGCCGGCACCGGGATCAGTGCTAAATTGGAGGCGGCCGGTGGGATTGATTTGATCATCATTTACAATTCCGGCCGGTTTCGCATGGCGGGCCGCGGGTCGTTAGCGGGGTTGATGCCGTATGGTGATGCCAATGGGATCGTGATGGAGATGGTTCGCGAGGTGTTGCCGGTCGTGCCTGACACACCGGTTTTGGCCGGGGTATGTGGGACGGATCCGTTTCGGGTGATGTCGTCCTTTCTGCAGGACGTGCAGCGGGCCGGTTTTGCGGGAGTGCAGAATTTCCCCACTGTGGGACTGATCGACGGCACATTCCGGGCGAATCTGGAAGAGACCGGGATGAGTTACGGGTTGGAAGTCGACATGATTCGACAGGCGCACGAATTGGGGCTACTGACCTCGCCGTATGCCTTCAATCCCGACGAAGCAACCGCGATGGCTGAGGCGGGGGCGGATATTCTGATTCCGCATATGGGGCTGACGACCAAAGGCAGCATCGGAGCCGAAACGGCGATCACTCTGGAGGAAGCGGCTCGCCGGGTGCAGGAGATGCACGATGCGGCAAAGCGAATCAATCCCGAGATTATGGTGCTGTGCCACGGCGGGCCGATCGCCGAACCGGCTGATGCGCAGTATATTTTGGACAACACCGAAGGGATTGTAGGCTTTTATGGGGCCAGCAGCATGGAACGCCTGCCGGTGGAAACGGCGATTACGGAGCGGATCCAAGAATTCACGAATATCGGCATCGATTGA
- a CDS encoding Tm-1-like ATP-binding domain-containing protein, which yields MAVYLIGTLDTKGTETDFVREQLRAYGVAEIVVVDAGCLGEPQIAADISRETVFELAGTSLAKVRAAGDRGAAITLAAQGVAELIAQRHATGAVDAVLGLGGSAGTTIATSAMRRLPVGIPKLMVSTLASGQVRPYVGDKDILMLNAVVDIAGINRISRAVLGNAARAMAGMVTLNTVSDQRTDDKPLIAATMFGVTTPCIEQARSVLEEAGYEVLVFHATGNGGEAMESLISEGLLAGVLDITTTELADELVGGVLSAGPDRLTAAGRAGIPQVISVGATDMVNFGPAESIPDEFSDRKLYTHNPTVTLMRTTPEENRRLGEEIARKAAAATGPVKILLPLQGVSAIDAEGQPFDDPAARAALFESIHAHCGAVDVLEIDRHINDAEFATAAATVLLDILRSRKTSEPPGGAGG from the coding sequence ATGGCGGTTTATCTGATTGGTACGTTGGATACCAAAGGGACGGAGACGGATTTCGTTCGGGAGCAGTTGCGCGCTTACGGCGTGGCGGAGATTGTGGTTGTCGATGCGGGCTGTCTCGGCGAACCGCAGATTGCCGCCGACATTTCGCGTGAAACGGTTTTTGAACTTGCCGGGACTTCGTTGGCTAAGGTACGTGCTGCGGGTGACCGGGGGGCGGCGATCACGTTGGCGGCGCAAGGGGTGGCGGAGTTGATCGCGCAGCGGCACGCCACCGGCGCGGTCGATGCGGTGCTGGGGCTGGGGGGATCGGCGGGGACCACGATTGCGACTTCCGCCATGCGGCGACTGCCGGTGGGAATCCCCAAATTGATGGTCAGTACGCTGGCCTCGGGGCAGGTCCGGCCGTATGTGGGGGACAAGGATATTTTGATGCTCAATGCGGTGGTTGACATCGCGGGGATCAATCGTATCAGTCGCGCCGTGTTGGGAAACGCCGCGCGGGCCATGGCGGGTATGGTGACGTTGAATACCGTTTCCGATCAGCGGACCGACGACAAACCGCTGATTGCCGCCACGATGTTCGGCGTCACGACGCCCTGTATTGAACAGGCCCGCAGCGTGTTGGAAGAGGCGGGCTATGAAGTGCTTGTGTTTCACGCCACCGGCAATGGCGGTGAGGCGATGGAGTCGCTCATTTCTGAGGGGCTGCTTGCCGGCGTGTTGGACATCACCACGACCGAGTTGGCCGATGAGTTGGTGGGGGGCGTCCTCTCCGCCGGTCCCGACCGCCTGACGGCTGCCGGACGTGCAGGCATCCCGCAAGTCATCTCGGTGGGAGCGACCGACATGGTCAATTTTGGCCCGGCCGAGAGCATTCCCGACGAATTCTCGGACCGCAAGTTGTATACACATAACCCCACCGTGACGCTGATGCGGACCACGCCGGAAGAAAATCGCCGACTGGGCGAGGAAATCGCCCGTAAGGCGGCTGCGGCGACTGGGCCGGTGAAGATTCTGCTGCCGCTGCAAGGGGTCTCGGCGATTGATGCGGAGGGACAACCGTTTGACGATCCGGCGGCGAGGGCGGCGTTGTTTGAGAGCATTCACGCGCATTGCGGCGCTGTTGATGTTTTGGAGATTGACAGGCATATTAACGATGCCGAATTCGCCACAGCTGCGGCGACGGTGTTGTTGGACATTTTGCGATCCCGCAAAACATCCGAACCCCCCGGCGGAGCCGGGGGCTGA